A single region of the Malaclemys terrapin pileata isolate rMalTer1 chromosome 4, rMalTer1.hap1, whole genome shotgun sequence genome encodes:
- the RNF141 gene encoding RING finger protein 141: protein MGQQISNQTHTAINKLPVIKHASLALESGFLTYEEFLGRVAELNDVTAKLASGQDKHLLFEVQPGSDSSALWKVVVRIVCTKINKTSGIVEASRIMNLYQFIQLYKDITSQAAGVFAQSSASEGTAASLSSVSSCQASLWMGRVKQLTEEEECCICMDGRADLILPCAHSFCQKCIDKWSDRHRNCPICRLQVTGANDSWVVSDAPTEDDIASYILNMVDEAGQPHRP, encoded by the exons ATGGGTCAACAGATTTCAAACCAGACACACACTGCTATTAACAAGTTGCCAGTAATAAAACATGCATCTTTGGCTCTAGAAAGTGGCTTTCTGACTTATGAAGAGTTTCTGGGGCGAGTAGCTGAACTTAATGATGT CACTGCAAAGTTGGCTTCTGGCCAGGACAAACATCTGTTGTTTGAAGTGCAGCCAGGTTCTGATTCCTCTGCTCTTTGGAAGGTGGTGGTTCGGATAGTCTGTACTAAG ATAAACAAAACAAGTGGCATTGTAGAAGCTTCAAGAATTATGAACTTGTATCAGTTTATTCAGCTTTATAAAGACATCACAAGTCAAGCAGCAGGAGTTTTTGCACAGAGCAGTGCCTCTGAAGGGACTGCTGCAAGTCTGTCATCTGTGTCATCTTGCCAGGCCAGCTTATGGATGGGAAG GGTTAAACAGCTgactgaggaggaggaatgttgCATCTGCATGGATGGACGTGCTGATTTGATCCTACCATGTGCTCACAGCTTTTGTCAGAAATGCATTGATAAATG GAGTGATCGCCACAGGAACTGTCCTATCTGCCGTCTACAAGTGACTGGGGCAAATGATTCTTGGGTGGTGTCAGATGCACCTACAGAAGATGACATTGCTAGCTATATACTCAACATGGTAGATGAGGCAGGCCAGCCTCACAGACCATGA